A single region of the Hippopotamus amphibius kiboko isolate mHipAmp2 chromosome 6, mHipAmp2.hap2, whole genome shotgun sequence genome encodes:
- the SLC35D3 gene encoding solute carrier family 35 member D3, translating into MRQLCRGRVLGISVAIAHGVFSGSLNILLKFLISRYQFSFLTLVQCLTSSTAALSLELLRRLGFIAVPPFGLSLARSFAGVAVLSTLQSSLTLWSLRGLSLPMYVVFKRCLPLVTMLIGVLVLKNGAPSPGVLAAVLITTCGAALAGAGDLTGDPIGYVTGVLAVLVHAAYLVLIQKASADTEHGPLTAQYVIAVSATPLLVICSFASTDSIHAWTFPGWKDPAMVGIFVACVLIGCAMNFTTLHCTYINSAVTTSFVGVVKSIATITVGMVAFSDVEPTSLFIAGVVVNTLGSIIYCVAKFLETRKQSNYQDLETQPGGEEAQLSGDQLPFVMEELPAEGGNGGSEGGKAAGGQEARGSPRGVPRVAGSSQTSDSPEEAGKRSLRDAYLEVWRLVRGTKYVKKDYLIENEELPSP; encoded by the exons ATGCGGCAGCTGTGCCGGGGCCGCGTGCTGGGCATCTCGGTGGCCATCGCGCATGGGGTCTTCTCGGGCTCCCTCAACATCCTGCTCAAGTTCCTCATCAGCCGCTACCAGTTCTCCTTCCTGACCCTGGTGCAGTGCCTGACCAGCTCCACCGCGGCGCTGAGCCTGGAGCTGCTGCGGCGCCTCGGGTTCATCGCGGTGCCCCCCTTTGGCCTGAGCCTGGCGCGCTCCTTCGCCGGGGTCGCCGTGCTCTCCACGCTGCAGTCCAGCCTCACGCTCTGGTCCTTGCGCGGCCTCAGCTTGCCTATGTACGTGGTCTTCAAGCGCTGCCTGCCCCTGGTCACCATGCTCATCGGTGTCCTGGTGCTCAAGAACGGCGCGCCCTCGCCGGGGGTGCTCGCGGCCGTGCTCATCACCACCTGCGGCGCGGCGCTGGCAG GAGCCGGCGACCTGACCGGCGACCCCATCGGGTACGTGACGGGCGTGCTGGCGGTGCTGGTGCACGCCGCCTACCTGGTGCTCATCCAGAAGGCGAGCGCAGACACAGAGCACGGGCCTCTCACCGCGCAGTACGTCATCGCTGTCTCTGCCACCCCGTTGCTGGTCATCTGCTCCTTCGCCAGCACCGACTCTATCCACGCCTGGACCTTCCCCGGCTGGAAGGACCCGGCCATGGTGGGCATCTTCGTGGCCTGCGTCCTGATCGGCTGTGCCATGAACTTCACCACGCTGCACTGCACCTACATCAACTCGGCGGTGACCACCAGCTTCGTGGGGGTGGTGAAGAGCATCGCCACCATCACGGTGGGTATGGTGGCCTTCAGCGATGTGGAGCCCACCTCTCTATTCATTGCCGGCGTCGTGGTGAACACCCTGGGCTCCATCATTTACTGTGTGGCCAAATTTTTGGAAACCAGAAAGCAAAGCAACTACCAGGACCTGGAGACTCAGCCCGGGGGAGAGGAGGCGCAGCTAAGTGGAGACCAGCTGCCGTTCGTCATGGAGGAGCTGCCCGCCGAGGGTGGAAATGGCGGGTCAGAAGGTGGGAAGGCAGCAGGTGGGCAGGAGGCGAGGGGCAGCCCCAGAGGAGTCCCGCGGGTGGCTGGGAGCTCGCAGACCTCAGACAGCCCTGAAGAAGCTGGCAAGAGATCATTAAGGGATGCTTACCTCGAAGTGTGGAGGTTAGTTAGGGGAACCAAGTATGTGAAGAAGGATTATTTGATAGAAAATGAAGAGTTACCCAGTCCTTGA